The sequence ACAATGTGTTCCGCAGAGTGTCGGAAGCGATGCTGAAGGGCAGTGCGCCTGCAACCGTCAGGGAAACGGCGTTTCTCGCCGGAATATCCGAAAAGCAGCTTGAGCGGTATTTTATGTTCCACACGGGGCTCGGGGTGAAGGAGTTCGGTCTTTTAACAGCATTTGAGCGGAGCTGCCGTATGCTGGAAAACGGTTCCTCATCCACGCTGTGCGCCCATTCCCTCCGGTTTTACGATCAGCCGCATTTCATCAAAAACTTTCGCCGTTTTTCGGGCATGACTCCCACGGAATACTTAAATGTCGGATTTTTACAATACAGCAGCCGGACATCAGGCTATGATTCTGCCGTGAGGTGAGCTATGAAACTGGCTTTAACTGCCGTATTTGTTAAAGATATGGAAAAATCAAGGGCATTCTACTCCGGCATCCTCGGGCTGAAAGAGCATATGGACAGCGGTGTGCATCTCTCGTACAACTGCGGTCTTTCCCTCTGGCAGGAGGACGCCGCGCTGGGCACGATTCATTCTGAAAAGGTTCCGGCTGGCGGCGGAAGCAGGTTTGAACTTTGTTTCGAGAGTGAGGATCTTAAGGCGGATTTTGCCCGTGTCAAATCGGGCGGCGCCCGGGTGATCTCTCCTGTCGCAGAGCAGCCTTGGGGGCAGCGGGTTTTCCGCGTCTATGATCCGGACGGACATATAGTTGAGGTGGCAGAGCCTTTGACAATGACCGTTAAACGGTTTA is a genomic window of Geovibrio thiophilus containing:
- a CDS encoding VOC family protein; the protein is MKLALTAVFVKDMEKSRAFYSGILGLKEHMDSGVHLSYNCGLSLWQEDAALGTIHSEKVPAGGGSRFELCFESEDLKADFARVKSGGARVISPVAEQPWGQRVFRVYDPDGHIVEVAEPLTMTVKRFISAGLSVREIADKTTIPAEIVEQMAK